A window of Sulfurovum riftiae contains these coding sequences:
- a CDS encoding arylsulfatase B: MNLFQKGLLFVSISSLQIVAAELPKQPNIVFIMADDLGWADVGYHGAKGIKTPTIDKLAKEGTKLETFYAQPMCTPSRAALMTGRYPMRYGLQSFVITPGQHYGLPTDERTIAEALKEAGYSTYALGKWHLGHSKKEYWPQNRGFDYFYGTTIGNVDYYTKKRNGVMDWQRNGKFIEENEYFTDLITKDAVRIIEEQDGKKPFFLYMAHLAVHSPYQAPKKYLDKFMDIKDETRRTYAAMAASMDDSVKEVVDALDRKGLRDNTLILFISDNGGIAGSGYSSSMKKVAGNKPAPADNGPYKGSKASLYEGAVRTVAFVNWPKKVKATTVNEMIHMVDWLPTLVGLAGGKAEGNKTIDGLDVWPTITQGKASPHESILINAEFHKGAVRKGDWKLIKKASLPSKIELYDVLHDMGEKHNVAKEHPEKVAELEALLNDYAKGATQALYFKEYLPFIVEDYKTSDMSYNGDEDSGQEGEIPVLPKH; this comes from the coding sequence ATGAATTTATTCCAGAAAGGGCTGCTTTTCGTAAGTATCAGCTCATTACAAATCGTCGCAGCGGAGTTGCCAAAACAGCCAAATATCGTTTTCATCATGGCTGATGACCTTGGGTGGGCAGATGTAGGGTATCATGGGGCAAAAGGAATCAAAACACCCACTATTGACAAGTTGGCAAAAGAGGGTACGAAACTGGAGACATTTTATGCACAACCTATGTGTACACCTTCCAGAGCAGCCTTGATGACAGGACGTTATCCTATGCGTTATGGTCTGCAGTCATTTGTGATTACTCCGGGACAGCATTATGGTCTGCCTACAGATGAACGTACGATTGCAGAAGCACTTAAAGAAGCAGGCTACAGCACATATGCCTTGGGTAAATGGCATTTGGGTCACTCCAAAAAAGAGTATTGGCCTCAAAATCGTGGATTTGATTATTTTTATGGTACAACAATCGGCAATGTAGATTATTACACCAAAAAAAGAAACGGTGTAATGGATTGGCAAAGGAATGGTAAGTTTATTGAAGAGAATGAATACTTCACTGACCTCATAACCAAAGATGCCGTGCGTATCATAGAGGAGCAGGATGGAAAAAAACCGTTCTTTCTTTATATGGCACATTTGGCTGTGCACTCTCCCTATCAGGCACCCAAAAAGTACTTGGATAAGTTCATGGATATAAAAGATGAGACAAGAAGAACATACGCTGCAATGGCGGCATCTATGGATGATTCAGTCAAAGAGGTAGTTGATGCACTTGATAGAAAAGGTTTGAGAGACAATACATTGATTCTTTTTATCTCGGATAATGGAGGAATCGCTGGTTCAGGATACTCTTCTAGCATGAAAAAAGTAGCAGGCAATAAACCTGCGCCTGCAGATAATGGACCATATAAAGGTTCAAAAGCCAGTTTATATGAGGGTGCTGTTAGAACTGTTGCCTTTGTCAATTGGCCTAAAAAGGTCAAAGCAACGACAGTGAATGAGATGATACATATGGTTGACTGGCTTCCAACACTTGTTGGTTTGGCAGGAGGGAAAGCCGAAGGCAATAAAACAATAGATGGTTTAGATGTATGGCCTACGATCACACAGGGAAAAGCCAGCCCGCATGAGAGTATCCTTATCAATGCAGAGTTTCACAAGGGAGCTGTCCGTAAAGGTGACTGGAAACTCATCAAAAAAGCTTCTTTACCGTCAAAAATAGAGCTTTATGATGTGCTACATGATATGGGTGAAAAACATAATGTCGCAAAAGAGCACCCCGAAAAAGTGGCAGAGCTGGAAGCGCTGCTCAATGATTATGCCAAAGGTGCGACACAGGCACTCTATTTTAAAGAGTATCTTCCATTCATTGTAGAAGACTATAAAACATCTGACATGAGCTACAATGGCGATGAAGATAGTGGACAAGAGGGTGAAATACCGGTTCTGCCAAAACACTAG